A single Xenopus laevis strain J_2021 chromosome 3S, Xenopus_laevis_v10.1, whole genome shotgun sequence DNA region contains:
- the LOC108712501 gene encoding LOW QUALITY PROTEIN: protocadherin gamma-C5 (The sequence of the model RefSeq protein was modified relative to this genomic sequence to represent the inferred CDS: deleted 2 bases in 1 codon), with amino-acid sequence MDLQSPGKDWKWQVVYFFFLYSWGWASGQLRYSIAEESEPGTLAGNVAQDLELNLADIEKRKLSLRSGDNDRYFIVDQKTGAFAVRNRIDRESLCGSSLTCLLPLELGIEKPFELFSVEIEILDINDNAPTFSSADQIIKIIEMFANPGVRFPLDTAEDSDVGINGISQYKISPNPFFSLSLKNRKDGSLIAELVLEKKLDREEKGQHDLLLTAFDGGEQPRSGSTQITIIVLDVNDNAPVFDQPNYKITLVENLPIRTVVVKLNATDPDEGDNAEIGYFFDHHTLPAAKEIFDLNSNTGEICLKGLVDFEESHFYELFVKAIDKGTPQQEGRCLVQIEVEDINDNSPEIIFTSNTNEVPEDAPIGTVVGFITVRDKDSGKNGEVQLDVSSNLPFKIQPFKNRYSLVTSEYLDREKTAQYTIQVTASDLGSPALSNQTVIVLNISDFNDNPPIFSQAVYTAHIKENKEPGALLCTVSATDPDEGSNSDLTYSIFESQIDGSSVSSFVYINPKIGDIYAQGSFDYEHFQVLTVTVRVGDSGSPKLFSNVSVYIFILDTNDNAPTVLYPGDSKGFIAQEKIPQSASAGYLVSKISAMDLDSGHNAWLSYRIIEPVTQTLFEISQYTGEIRIIRSFLEMDNTEQHLVISISDHGEPTLSSTVTMIINAVDTIAQDLPQSQDLIPNSQTSPNLTLYLIISLVAISLVSLITFLIFLVKCLKKDSYGSSSGFCFSRKYQAKHYTDQYKPTLYLNTWDFEIHGSEDGFSRITGAMLSSLFPYCF; translated from the exons ATGGACCTCCAAAGCCCAGGAAAGGATTGGAAATGGCAAGTAGTATATTTCTTTTTCCTGTATAGCTGGGGCTGGGCCTCTGGGCAGCTTCGATATTCTATTGCagaggagtcagagccaggaacATTGGCAGGGAATGTGGCTCAGGATTTGGAGTTAAACCTGGCAGATATTGAAAAACGGAAACTGAGTTTAAGATCTGGTGATAATGACAGATATTTTATTGTTGACCAGAAAACTGGAGCTTTTGCTGTTAGAAATAGGATTGATAGAGAAAGCCTTTGTGGTTCCAGTTTAACATGTTTATTGCCTTTGGAGCTTGGCATTGAAAAGCCTTTTGAACTGTTCAGTGTAGAAATAGAAATATTGGATATTAATGATAATGCTCCCACTTTCTCATCAGctgatcaaataataaaaattattgagaTGTTTGCAAATCCAGGTGTTCGATTTCCTCTAGATACTGCTGAGGATTCTGATGTAGGAATCAATGGTATTAGCCAGTACAAGATCAGCCCAAACCCATTCTTTTCATTGTCTTTAAAGAATCGGAAGGATGGCTCACTCATTGCAGAATTAGTGCTTGAAAAAAAGTTAGATAGAGAGGAAAAAGGGCAACATGATTTATTGCTGACTGCATTTGATGGAGGAGAACAACCAAGATCTGGTTCCACCCAGATAACCATCATAGTCCTAGATGTTAATGACAATGCCCCAGTGTTTGACCAGCCAAATTATAAAATCACTTTAGTAGAAAATCTCCCAATAAGGACAGTGGTTGTGAAGCTTAACGCCACAGATCCAGATGAAGGAGATAATGCTGAAATAGGTTACTTTTTTGATCATCACACGTTACCTGCAGCAAAAgaaatatttgatttaaattcaAACACAGGTGAAATATGTCTCAAAGGATTAGTGGATTTTGAAGAGTCACATTTTTATGAGTTATTTGTCAAAGCAATAGATAAAGGCACACCACAACAAGAGGGACGCTGCCTCGTCCAGATTGAAGTGGAGGATATAAACGATAATAGCCCAGAAATTATTTTCACCTCAAATACTAATGAAGTGCCTGAAGATGCTCCCATAGGAACTGTGGTTGGATTTATCACTGTGAGAGATAAAGACTCAGGAAAAAATGGAGAAGTACAGTTGGACGTATCATCaaatttgccttttaaaattCAACCCTTCAAAAACAGATATTCATTGGTGACTAGTGAATATTTGGACAGAGAGAAGACTGCACAATATACTATTCAAGTTACAGCTTCTGATTTAGGTTCTCCTGCATTAAGCAATCAGACTGTGATAGTTCTTAATATTTCAGATTTCAATGATAATCCTCCCATTTTTTCTCAGGCTGTTTACACTGcccatataaaagaaaacaaagaaccCGGTGctttattatgtactgtttctgCCACTGATCCCGATGAAGGATCAAATTCTGATCTGACTTATTCAATATTTGAAAGTCAAATTGATGGCTCTTCTGTATCTTCATTTGTGTACATCAATCCAAAAATTGGTGACATTTATGCCCAGGGTTCCTTTGACTATGAACATTTTCAAGTTCTTACTGTCACTGTAAGAGTGGGAGATTCTGGATctccaaaattattttcaaatgtgtCAGTCTACATATTTATTTTGGATACAAATGATAATGCTCCCACTGTGCTGTATCCAGGGGATTCAAAGGGATTTATAGCCCAAGAGAAGATTCCCCAGTCTGCATCTGCTGGTTATTTGGTTAGCAAAATATCTGCAATGGATTTGGACTCTGGACACAATGCTTGGCTTAGCTACAGGATTATTGAGCCTGTAACTCAAACTTTATTTGAGATCTCTCAATATACAGGAGAAATAAGGATAATTCGAAGTTTCCTTGAAATGGATAATACTGAGCAACATCTTGTCATTTCAATCAGTGACCATGGGGAACCAACATTATCATCGACTGTTACAATGATTATAAATGCTGTTGACACCATTGCACAAGACTTACCACAATCTCAGGACTTGATCCCAAATTCTCAAACATCCCCAAATTTGACCCTATATTTAATAATTTCACTGGTGGCCATAAGTTTAGTTTCTCTTATTACTTTCCTCATTTTTCTTGTGAAATGCTTAAAAAAGGATAGTTATGGAAGTAGCAGTGGATTTTGCTTTTCACGCAAATACCAGGCCAAGCATTACACAGACCAATATAAACCAACACTTTACCTGAACACA TGGGACTTTGAAATACATGGAAGTGAGGATGGTTTCTCCCGAATCACAGGGGCAATGTTATCAAGCTTGTTTCCCTACTGCTTCTGA